A window from Lepus europaeus isolate LE1 chromosome 20, mLepTim1.pri, whole genome shotgun sequence encodes these proteins:
- the LOC133749016 gene encoding olfactory receptor 7A5-like — protein sequence MERSNGTQLSEFLLLGFSEDPALQPLIFDLFLTMYLVTVAGNLLIILAILSDPHLHTPMYFFLSNLSLVDICFTSTTVPKMLVNLQMQSKAISYAGCITQMFFFMLFAEMDNFILAVMAYDRFVAICHPLHYMVIMNPQLCVQLVLVCWSISVLHALLHSLLVLQLSFCVPLEIPHFFCELNQVIHSACSDTFLNNVVMYFTVTLLGGGPLAGILYSYSKIVSSICAISSDQGKNKAFSTCASHLSVVCLFYCTGLAVYFSYPITQNPQSNARASVMYTVVTPMLNPFIYSLRNEDIKRALKRSLGEKS from the coding sequence ATGGAACGAAGCAATGGAACACAGCTCTCAGAATTCCTTCTACTGGGATTCTCAGaggacccagcactgcagcccctcATATTTGATCTCTTCCTCACCATGtacctggtcactgtggctgggAACCTGCTCATCATCCTGGCTATCCTCTCAGACCCCCACCTCCACacgcccatgtacttcttcctctccaacctgTCCTTGGTGGACATCTGCTTCACCTCCACCACCGTCCCCAAGATGCTGGTGAACCTCCAGATGCAGAGCAAAGCCATCAGCTATGCAGGCTGCATCACCCAGATGttcttcttcatgctatttgcAGAAATGGACAATTTtatcctggctgttatggcctaTGATAGATTTGTGGCCATCTGTCACCCTCTGCACTACATGGTAATCATGAACCCCCAGCTCTGTGTGCAGCTGGTCCTGGTGTGCTGGAGCATCAGTGTCCTGCATGCCTTGTTGCACAGCCTCCTGGTGCTGCAGCTGTCCTTCTGTGTACCCCTGGAAATCCCCCATTTCTTCTGTGAATTGAATCAGGTGATCCACAGTGCCTGCTCTGACACCTTTCTTAACAATGTGGTCATGTATTTTACAGTTACGCTGTTGGGTGGAGGTCCCCTGGCTGGGATCCTTTACTCCTACTCTAAGATCGTCTCCTCCATCTGTGCAATTTCTTCTGATCAGGGGAAGAATAAGGCATtttccacctgtgcctctcacctctcTGTCGTCTGCTTATTTTATTGCACAGGACTCGCTGTGTACTTCAGTTATCCTATTACCCAAAACCCACAATCAAATGCAAGGGCTTCAGTGATGTACACTGTGGTcacccccatgctgaaccccttcATTTACAGTCTGAGGAATGAAGACATAAAGAGGGCCCTGAAGAGGTCTCTAGGAGAGAAATCATAA